The window GTTGAATTATCTTTTGTTGACGAAAATGATATAGTCAGATACTTTTCGCATCAAAACAAAAAGAAAATTTTTCATAGATCACTAGGAGTAATAGGAAGAGCTGTTCAAAAGTGCCATCCCGAAAAAAGCGTTCATTTAGTAAATAAAATTTTAGAAGAAATGAAAGCAGGAACAAGAGATAGCGCTGAATTC is drawn from bacterium and contains these coding sequences:
- a CDS encoding PAS domain-containing protein — its product is VELSFVDENDIVRYFSHQNKKKIFHRSLGVIGRAVQKCHPEKSVHLVNKILEEMKAGTRDSAEFWINFQDKFVYISYFAVRNENNEYQGCVEMVQDIKHFRELEGEKRLL